A portion of the Toxoplasma gondii ME49 chromosome VIIb, whole genome shotgun sequence genome contains these proteins:
- the SRS26A gene encoding SAG-related sequence SRS26A (encoded by transcript TGME49_259410~Gene product name based on ToxoDB Community Expert Annotation.~Signal peptide predicted by SignalP 2.0 HMM (probability 0.998) with cleavage site probability 0.836 at residue 24~Predicted trans-membrane domain (TMHMM2.0):6-29) produces the protein MVCSRHSLLVFVAAGVWLATSCTAASKGLSAAIKRYPGMHVTFAAGLEGKTCTDTKGEITVQVAADETEATFKCGGTVTALYPADCNGDVCPNTELARRGDQKVQRICEDAECGKIKALNDVFPGATRDDSTGEHVHVLKFPKEDRPQKDVWYQCRTPQRTNPCKVKISVAAALKDPPAGQICSQDNSRVTIEVGKDTTEARFKCGDTLTTLDPEDCSGDSCQEEVAHDNDEPVSMIYEDESCSTAKHLDQVFPGATRHDDATNHVYKLTIPKEGRTTKAAWYQCKGSERNGNTLCKVKINVTAALPTPPTPEAKNKCTAAVEELNLSASPQLPLTFVCPHDLPLKPSETRVYDNRDGQCTNEVDLSSLVDATLSGTTQVDTLAPGDTTYTLTVRRLPPERALLCYRCSGRSAFSESFRKARGPGGEKDCLVKSTIEADPTSTN, from the coding sequence ATGGTGTGCAGCAGGCATTCACTTCTGGTCTTCGTGGCCGCTGGCGTTTGGCTTGCAACGAGCTGTACGGCTGCATCGAAAGGACTCTCCGCAGCTATAAAACGGTATCCGGGCATGCACGTTACATTCGCTGCCGGACTGGAAGGCAAAACGTGCACCGATACCAAGGGAGAAATTACGGTACAGGTCGCGGCTGAcgaaactgaagcaacgtTCAAATGTGGCGGTACTGTTACTGCTCTATACCCGGCAGATTGTAACGGCGACGTATGCCCCAACACGGAATTAGCACGTAGAGGGGATCAGAAAGTACAACGGATTTGTGAAGACGCCGAATGCGGAAAAATAAAGGCTTTAAACGATGTTTTCCCCGGTGCAACGAGAGACGATAGTACTGGTGAGCACGTGCACGTCCTGAAGTTCCCCAAGGAGGATCGGCCACAGAAAGACGTGTGGTACCAGTGCAGAACTCCACAGAGAACCAACCCTTGCAAAGTGAAAATCAGCGTTGCAGCGGCTCTCAAGGACCCGCCCGCGGGCCAAATCTGCTCCCAGGATAATTCCAGGGTCACAATAGAAGTTGGAAAAGACACAACAGAAGCTAGGTTCAAGTGCGGTGACACACTAACCACGCTAGACCCGGAAGACTGCTCCGGCGACTCGTGCCAGGAGGAAGTTGCACACGACAACGATGAGCCAGTATCGATGATATATGAAGACGAGAGTTGCAGTACAGCTAAGCACTTAGACCAAGTATTCCCAGGCGCCACGCGTCACGACGATGCCACAAACCACGTTTACAAGCTGACGATTccaaaggaaggaaggacgACAAAGGCCGCTTGGTATCAGTGCAAAGGGTCAGAACGGAACGGTAACACCCTTTGCAAAGTCAAAATCAACGTCACCGCCGCTCTGCCGACGCCGCCCACtccagaggcgaagaacaaATGCACCGCCGCCGTCGAGGAACTGAATCTCAGTGCGTCGCCTCAGTTGCCTCTCACATTCGTGTGCCCGCACGACCTTCCTCTAAAGCCTAGTGAAACGAGGGTGTACGACAACCGCGACGGTCAATGCACGAACGAAGTGGACCTCTCTAGTCTCGTAGATGCGACTCTCTCTGGCACAACTCAGGTGGATACGTTGGCACCGGGAGATACCACGTATACATTGACTGTGAGGAGGCTTCCGCCAGAGAGGGCACTGCTCTGCTATAGGTGCTCGGGTCGAAGTGCCTTTTCGGAGTCTTTCAGAAAGGCTAGAGGTCCTGGTGGCGAAAAAGATTGTTTGGTGAAAAGTACGATCGAAGCAGACCCTACATCAACGAAT